In the genome of Triticum urartu cultivar G1812 chromosome 5, Tu2.1, whole genome shotgun sequence, one region contains:
- the LOC125508023 gene encoding metal transporter Nramp6-like, producing MSAHAVPGAAGDAGAARADDEARALLPASAPGSDHGDAGSSSGGEEEEDLEERAFEASEKVLVSISDDPDADADLEAQLASSSGSPPFSWRKLWLFTGPGFLMSIAFLDPGNLEGDLQAGAAAGDTLLWLLMWATAMGLLVQLLAARLGVATGRHLAELCRDEYPDWARRALWLMAEVAMVGADIQEVIGSAIAIKILSNGYLPLWAGVVITALDCFIFLSLENYGVRKLEAVFAVLIATMAVSFAWMFTDTKPNGKDLLIGILVPKLSSKTIRQAVGVVGCVIMPHNVFLHSALVQSRKIDPKKEYQVREALRYYSIESTVALAISFMINLFVTTVFAKGFYGSKEAGSIGLENAGQYLQEKFGGGFLPILYIWGIGLLAAGQSSTITGTYAGQFIMGGFLNLRLKKWLRALITRSFAIVPTIIVALFFDSSDALDVLNEWLNVLQSIQIPFALIPLITLVSKEQVMGVFRIGRKMQAVTWTVAALLITINGYLLLDFFSSEIRGPLYGSILCVAVLAYASFVLYLILRGTEISNQMIVAIRKRLS from the exons ATGTCCGCCCACGCCGTCCCCGGCGCCGCGGGAGACGCCGGCGCGGCCCGAGCCGACGATGAGGCGCGCGCCCTCCTCCCCGCCTCGGCGCCCGGGAGCGACCACGGCGAcgccggcagcagcagcggcggcgaggaggaggaggacctcgaggagcgCGCGTTCGAGGCGTCCGAGAAGGTCCTCGTCTCCATCTCGGACGACCCGGACGCGGACGCCGACCTGGAGGCGCAGCTCGCCTCGTCCTCGGGGTCGCCGCCCTTCTCGTGGCGGAAGCTCTGGCTCTTCACGGGGCCCGGCTTCCTGATGAGCATCGCGTTCTTGGACCCGGGCAACCTCGAGGGGGACCTCCAGGCCGGCGCCGCGGCCGGGGACACGCTGCTGTGGCTGCTCATGTGGGCCACCGCCATGGGCCTCCTCGTGCAGCTCCTCGCCGCGCGCCTCGGGGTCGCCACCGGCCGGCACCTCGCAGAGCTCTGCCGTGACGAGTACCCCGACTGGGCGCGCCGCGCGCTCTGGCTCATGGCCGAGGTCGCCATGGTCGGCGCTGACATCCAGGAGGTCATTGGCAGCGCGATCGCCATCAAGATCCTTAGCAATGGGTATCTGCCGCTCTGGGCCGGCGTTGTCATTACCGCCTTGGACTG TTTCATTTTCCTTTCTCTTGAGAACTATGGTGTGAGGAAACTGGAAGCTGTATTTGCAGTTTTGATTGCAACGATGGCAGTGTCCTTCGCATGGATGTTCACTGATACCAAGCCCAATGGGAAGGACCTGTTAATTG GTATTTTGGTTCCAAAATTGAGCTCTAAGACAATAAGACAAGCAGTTGGGGTTGTTGGCTGTGTTATTATGCCCCACAACGTGTTCCTCCATTCAGCGCTTGTGCAGTCGAGGAAAATAGACCCAAAAAAGGAGTACCAAGTCCGTGAAGCATTGAGATACTACTCAATAGAGTCAACGGTCGCATTGGCTATATCCTTCATGATAAATCTCTTTGTCACAACTGTTTTCGCTAAAGGATTCTATGGTAGTAAGGAAGCCGGCAGTATCGGCCTCGAAAACGCTGGGCAATATCTACAAGAGAAGTTTGGTGGGGGCTTTTTACCTATCCTCTACATTTGGGGGATTGGGCTATTAGCAGCCGGTCAGAGTAGCACGATAACAGGAACGTATGCTGGACAGTTTATAATGGGTGGGTTCCTAAATTTGAGGTTAAAGAAATGGCTCAGGGCACTGATCACCAGAAGCTTCGCAATTGTGCCGACTATAATTGTGGCTCTGTTCTTCGATTCATCTGATGCACTTGATGTTCTAAATGAGTGGCTCAATGTGCTTCAATCAATTCAGATTCCTTTTGCACTGATTCCTCTGATAACCTTGGTATCCAAAGAGCAAGTCATGGGAGTTTTTAGAATAGGTCGTAAAATGCAA GCTGTAACCTGGACAGTGGCTGCACTATTGATCACAATCAACGGCTATCTCTTGTTGGACTTCTTCTCATCTGAAATACGAGGTCCATTGTACGGCTCAATTCTCTGCGTGGCAGTGCTTGCTTACGCCTCATTCGTATTGTACCTCATTCTGCGGGGCACTGAAATCTCCAACCAGATGATTGTAGCAATACGCAAGAGATTGTCATGA